The genomic stretch AAGATAAAATGTAACAAGAGTTTAATATCCGTATAAATTTTTTGTATATGCATAATTTTTTACTTGACGGGCTCATTTAAATTTGGTATTTAGAAATTAATGACGGGCCCGCCGAGAGTTGTTGGGGGTTTTCGGTTGTATTAAGCTTGCAGTTACAATTTGACGTCTTTGCGCTGTAAAATGTAAAACCTGAAGCTCAAGGGGGTATTGATGGCACGTTTGTATCCTCGAATTACAACAGACCTTCCTGTAAAGGTAGATGCAAAACTTGTAAAGTCAGAGGCAACGATTACCGACCTCAGCATAGATGGTGCTTTCCTCGAAGGCCATTTTCGCTCTGCCGAAGAAAAGGCTGGAGATACTATTCTTCTGAGATATGATCTGCCCAGGTACGGGCTTTTTGAACACAGCGGCAAGATTATCAGGAAAGACACAAACGGTATTGCCATAAATTTTTATGGCCTTGATGTTGCCACAAAAATTAAACTCTGGAAATACATCACTGATAACATGAATGATTTTGACGAGTGTCCATACTGCGGTGAGAAGTATGAGGTAATCCCATCTGTCTGCAAGACCTGCGGCTGGGAGCTTACATTCAATTCTCCTGGATATTTTGAATACCACGAAAAAATGCACCTCCTCAAGAAACTGTATTCCAAGGCAGGCAATCTGGTAGCAGACCAGGTACAAAGGCTGATTAATTTTATGGATGCAGATATCCTGAAGATAGGGGTTAGCGAGGAGTTTCAAGAGTTTGTCGGGACAAGCAATGTAATGTTAGAGGTGTTCTCCAAAATCAGGAAAGTAGCTCCTACAGATATACCTGTCCTCATTTTAGGAGAAAGCGGGACAGGCAAGGAGCTCACTGCCCTTGCAATTCATGAAAGGAGCACGAGGAAGGATAAGGTATTCGTTCCGATAAACTGTGCGGCTATCCCGGAAACCCTCCTTGAGGCAGAGCTGTTCGGCTATGAGAGGGGTGCATTTACCGGAGCCTATACCAGCAAGAAAGGTAAATTCGAGCATGCAGACGGCGGCACCCTTTTCCTGGATGAGATAGGAGAGCTTTCCCCTAACCTTCAGGCAAAGCT from Nitrospirota bacterium encodes the following:
- a CDS encoding sigma 54-interacting transcriptional regulator, producing the protein MARLYPRITTDLPVKVDAKLVKSEATITDLSIDGAFLEGHFRSAEEKAGDTILLRYDLPRYGLFEHSGKIIRKDTNGIAINFYGLDVATKIKLWKYITDNMNDFDECPYCGEKYEVIPSVCKTCGWELTFNSPGYFEYHEKMHLLKKLYSKAGNLVADQVQRLINFMDADILKIGVSEEFQEFVGTSNVMLEVFSKIRKVAPTDIPVLILGESGTGKELTALAIHERSTRKDKVFVPINCAAIPETLLEAELFGYERGAFTGAYTSKKGKFEHADGGTLFLDEIGELSPNLQAKLLRFLENQIVERIGAGSGRKVNVRLIAATNCNLESAIANGKFRNDLYYRLDAFTVNLPPVRERDEDKAVLAKYFLKKFSKEMGVSKAFTEDAVNAIKSYGWPGNVREMINKVRKAIVMASDDSIRPRDLDLSVQDEPVEKETLLKDVRERVEKQKIKEALESCGNNVTKAAKMLGLSRPSLYSLKKKYGI